In the genome of Anomalospiza imberbis isolate Cuckoo-Finch-1a 21T00152 chromosome 27, ASM3175350v1, whole genome shotgun sequence, one region contains:
- the LOC137463185 gene encoding platelet glycoprotein Ib alpha chain-like, with translation MEVLALALVTLLALLPPAQPCSSEINKVKDLLEVNCTGQALSAVPPDLPADTGILLLSDNRLESLSTTAFLSFAQLQDIDLANNGLVSLHTGALLLSLKELTLSHNALSALPVLEGLPALTHLAVAHNSLETLAPGAFRTVPQLQNLDLRGNKMQQLPQEAFAGLTALKELDLSDNLLQELPKELLQDLQKLETLWLSGNQLQTLPNDFFPKGHLFMYVFLTENPWRCNCDLHYLQTWIHKNADIVYHPERGLEETKVEVAPEKVLCHSPAEHRQKPIIHFKLNCSIVEDVDEEGGDEYNYGEETTEKATMSTFPPHPFIPKEHTTMPCAITSSCLPTLTTTRSPLTRPSLSTSCTSSLSPKTLLVMLTSIRAPSTTTPVPASPTMTHTQTPSTATILTAATTITLYRPATLDNATSLPTTMSSSSSSTSGHPQTTLAASSIYGSLMGSTGTLPTTSTAVPSTAMIEASSIVRSPCPPLMSANTMLSTRAPTLPPPLDTTHFTQPACSPLPAPPPLCPCSIPGQAVPVLRLQAGGEGLQWGQWVLRHCCLLHWVLYLASLALLVLTMLGLAGWLAWMCLVGQPSWHQSLQTQEVQYPLLEWRELTGNPMMHLSSFKIPLRQPTFCTIKEVELCPEVTYCTIKDLGIQRSPASYSFCTTKELWVHHSPLHTSVKHFSRKLMVTDLSILRAPSAYSLDRGVEAIGDVRVKYAGNTM, from the coding sequence ATGGAGGTTCTTGCCCTGGCCCTGGTTACTcttctggccctgctgcccccagcccagccctgctcctcagAGATTAACAAAGTCAAGGACCTCCTGGAGGTGAACTGCACGGGGCAGGCTCTCAGCGCAGTGCCCCCAGACCTGCCTGCAGACACAGGCATCCTGCTGCTCAGTGACAATCGCCTGGAGTCCCTCTCCACCACTGCCTTTCTGTCCTTTGCCCAGCTTCAGGACATTGACCTGGCCAACAATGGGCTGGTGTCTCTGCACACGggggccctgctgctgtccctgaaGGAGCTGACCCTCTCTCACAATGCACTGTCAGCCCTACCTGTCCTGGAGGGCCTGCCTGCACTCACCCACCTGGCTGTGGCTCACAACAGCCTGGAGACATTGGCCCCAGGGGCTTTCCGCACAGTGCCACAGCTGCAGAACCTGGACTTGCGAGGGAACAAGATGCAGCAGCTACCCCAGGAAGCCTTTGCAGGGCTGACGGCACTCAAGGAGTTGGACCTCTCAGACAACCTCCTGCAGGAGCTACCCAAGGAGTTGCTGCAGGACCTGCAGAAGTTGGAGACCCTCTGGCTCTCAGGGAACCAGCTGCAGACCCTGCCAAATGACTTTTTCCCAAAGGGGCACCTCTTCATGTATGTTTTCCTCACTGAGAACCCCTGGCGTTGCAACTGTGACCTGCACTACCTCCAGACCTGGATCCACAAGAATGCTGACATTGTTTATCATCCAGAGCGGGGCCTGGAGGAAACAAAGGTGGAGGTTGCACCTGAGAAGGTACtgtgccacagccctgctgagcatAGGCAGAAGCCCATCATTCACTTCAAGCTTAACTGCAGCATTGTGGAGGATGTggatgaggaaggaggggaTGAATATAATTATGGGGAAGAAACAACAGAGAAAGCTACCATGAGCACCTTCCCCCCACATCCATTCATCCCCAAAGAGCACACTACCATGCCCTGTGCTATTACCTCTTCTTGCCTTCCCACCCTTACTACCACAAGATCTCCCCTCACCAGACCTTCCCTCAGCACCTCTTGTACCTCCTCCCTTTCCCCAAAGACTTTGCTTGTGATGCTGACAAGCAtcagagctcccagcaccaccactcCTGTACCAGCCAGTCCCACcatgacacacacacagacccccagcactgccaccatTCTCACGGCTGCTACCACCATCACCCTGTATAGACCTGCCACCCTTGACAATGCCACCTCACTGCCAACAACTATGAGCAGCAGCTCTTCTAGCACCAGTGGCCATCCTCAAACCACCCTTGCTGCCAGCAGTATCTATGGCAGTCTCATGGGGTCCACTGGCACATTACCTACCACTTCCACAGCAGTGCCTTCCACTGCCATGATAGAGGCCTCTTCCATTGTCAGAtctccatgtcctcctctgATGTCGGCCAACACCATGCTTTCCACACGTGCTCCAACACTACCACCTCCCCTGGACACCACACACTTCACCCaacctgcatgttcccccctacctgctcctcctcccctctgccCATGCTCTATCCCAGGACAGGCTGTACCTGTGCTGCGTTTGCAGGCAGGTGGGGAGGGTCTGCAGTGGGGCCAGTGGGTGCTGAGGCACTGCTGCCTGTTGCACTGGGTGCTCTACCTGGCTTCCTTGGCTCTGCTGGTTCTGACCATGCTGGGTCTAGCAGGTTGGCTGGCATGGATGTGTCTGGTGGGACAACCCTCCTGGCACCAGTCCCTGCAGACCCAAGAGGTGCAGTATCCACTGCTGGAATGGAGGGAGTTAACAGGAAACCCTATGATGCATCTCAGCAGCTTCAAAATCCCCCTCCGGCAACCCACATTCTGTACAATCAAGGAAGTGGAGTTGTGCCCTGAGGTTACCTACTGCACAATTAAAGATCTGGGGATTCAGCGCAGTCCTGCAAGTTACTCCTTCTGCACCACAAAGGAGTTGTGGGTTCACCACAGTCCTCTGCATACATCAGTCAAGCATTTCTCCAGGAAGCTGATGGTCACAGACCTTAGCATCCTGAGGGCCCCATCTGCTTACAGCCTAGACAGGGGTGTTGAGGCCATCGGTGATGTCAGAGTGAAATATGCAGGTAACACCATGTAA
- the KLHL33 gene encoding kelch-like protein 33, with the protein MWVTEGAAPDQWSLRDGAHAGHFLAVADHLRTTGQLVDVAVGPEGDMAHAVVLASISSFFHRFLEGRTRQLGQDPLPHVPLPPGATLWGWRAVLTFAYGGIVPHGQAKEVEEAARALGAPRLVAACALRLEIDNQEEGPKPLEEQWETLRAMEQLHANGVGCDLQLQAGNEVIPVQRLALSCSCDFFRALFTCPMREATHDPADPLVTGLSPAELRLLLSFAYTGAVAGPWPMVLEAAETSLRYQAWGLLTLCLDVFTHGLTPETVPDVLAFAVAYGLDEVVHIAENYILATFPCVVVTPAFLDLPAHLLIRLLRSDGLNVLHELEALEAASRWLMANGDGQEDLAKEILSSVRFALMSSLELKKVPSVTAGVANPKVLHELMIASFTPMAQLPCRVRSLQKVLVVCGGDKVKSNLAARKPSRRLWFADRYLSAVGLVKQVEWRALGHFPDGPRFRHAVTVVGNNLYVLGGKHYYGVHDTLASVYRYQPMDDSWERLASMTCGRSYFAAVALGNFIYALGGSSGELYCTDTVECYDLANDTWRRCQPLPMALCGHAACALDGELYVSGGCDEAYQCQASLFRYVPGAPVTLLAPMNGQRAGHVMEEAGGQLYVAGGLCQRAGQTGYRDQLTFEVYSPKKNIWVLLSPLPRAHVVGGAAVLGGELLVLGGYSHETYQDTHLIHAYQPGTRRWITRGTLPHAYTDLQACVLTVPPALRAPSCLKDPLRSTETPNNA; encoded by the exons ATGTGGGTTACAGAGGGGGCGGCCCCAGACCAGTGGAGCCTGCGGGATGGGGCTCATGCTGGACACTTCCTGGCTGTGGCTGACCATCTCCGCACCACAGGACAGCTGGTGGATGTGGCTGTGGGCCCAGAAGGTGACATGGCCCATGCTGTGGTCCTGGCCTCCATCAGCTCCTTCTTCCACCGCTTCCTGGAGGGCAGGACCAGACAACTTGGCCAAGATCCTCTACCCCATGTCCCCCTGCCACCTGGGGCCACACTGTGGGGCTGGCGGGCTGTGCTCACCTTTGCCTATGGGGGAATTGTGCCCCATGGCCAGGCAAAAGAGGTGGAGGAGGCTGCCCGGGCCCTGGGTGCCCCCCGACTGGTGGCTGCCTGCGCCCTGCGTCTGGAGATTGACAACCAGGAAGAAGGTCCTAAGCCCCTGGAGGAGCAGTGGGAGACACTAAGAGCCATggagcagctccatgccaaTGGTGTGGGCTGTGACCTTCAGCTCCAGGCAGGGAACGAGGTCATCCCAG TTCAGCGACtggccctgagctgctcctgtgaCTTCTTCCGGGCCCTTTTCACCTGCCCCATGCGAGAGGCCACCCATGACCCTGCCGACCCGCTGGTCacggggctgtccccagccgAGCTGCGTCTCCTCCTCTCCTTTGCCTACACAGGCGCTGTAGCAGGGCCATGGCCCATGGTCTTAGAGGCAGCTGAGACCTCCCTGCGCTACCAGGCCTGGGGGCTCCTCACTCTCTGCCTGGATGTTTTCACCCATGGCCTGACCCCAGAAACTGTCCCTGACGTGCTGGCCTTTGCTGTGGCCTATGGGTTGGATGAGGTGGTCCATATAGCAGAGAACTACATCTTGGCCACCTTTCCCTGTGTGGTGGTTACACCGGCTTTCCTGGATCTTCCTGCACACCTTCTCATCCGCCTGCTCCGCTCTGATGGTCTCAATGTCCTCCACGAACTGGAAGCCTTGGAAGCAGCATCTCGGTGGCTTATGGCCAATGGAGATGGCCAGGAGGATCTAGCCAAAGAGATCTTGTCATCTGTTCGCTTTGCCctcatgtccagcctggagctgaAGAAGGTCCCATCTGTGACTGCAGGGGTAGCTAACCCAAAGGTCCTCCACGAGCTCATGATAGCAAGTTTCACCCCCATGGCCCAGCTGCCATGCCGGGTACGTTCCTTGCAAAAAGTGTTGGTGGTTTGTGGTggagacaaagtaaagagcaacCTGGCTGCCCGGAAGCCCAGCAGACGCCTCTGGTTTGCAGACCGCTACCTCAGTGCTGTGGGGCTGGTGAAGCAGGTTGAGTGGCGGGCACTGGGACACTTTCCTGATGGCCCACGCTTCCGTCATGCTGTAACTGTGGTGGGCAACAACCTCTACGTCCTGGGTGGAAAGCACTACTACGGGGTCCATGACACCTTAGCCAGTGTCTACAG GTACCAGCCTATGGATGATTCCTGGGAGCGTCTGGCCAGTATGACATGTGGACGAAGCTACTTTGCTGCTGTGGCACTTGGTAATTTCATCTATGCCCTGGGGGGCAGCTCAGGGGAGCTCTACTGCACAGATACTGTAGAGTGCTACGACCTGGCTAATGACACCTGGAG GAGGTGCCAGCCCCTGCCAATGGCTCTGTGTGGGCATGCGGCGTGTGCCCTGGATGGTGAGCTCTACGTGTCGGGTGGGTGTGATGAAGCATACCAGTGTCAGGCATCCTTGTTCCGCTATGTCCCAGGTGCACCTGTCACACTCCTGGCCCCTATGAATGGCCAGCGAGCTGGCCATGTCATGGAGGAGGCAGGTGGGCAGCTGTATGTGGCCGGGGGCCTGTGTCAGCGGGCTGGGCAGACTGGCTACAGGGACCAGCTGACCTTTGAGGTCTACAGCCCCAAGAAGAACATCTGGGTCCTCCTCAGCCCTCTCCCCCGTGCACATGTAGTTGGGggtgcagctgtgctgggaggggagCTGCTTGTTCTGGGAGGGTACAGTCATGAGACCTACCAGGACACGCACTTGATCCACGCCTACCAGCCGGGTACCCGGCGCTGGATCACCCGAGGCACCTTGCCCCATGCCTATACTGACCTACAAGCCTGTGTTCTCACTGTACCCCCTGCCTTGCGTGCTCCCAGCTGCCTTAAGGACCCCTTGAGATCAACTGAAACTCCAAATAATGCTTAG
- the NDUFA11 gene encoding NADH dehydrogenase [ubiquinone] 1 alpha subcomplex subunit 11: MAGYWEGPEGEQCPQRTWLATRVGAAAGLVGAAYRIILLRPGSALAALQTAAADSVTMAHSYLTGTTACLGFGITAALMKIGNKEGWRLTGPPKL, from the exons ATGGCGGGCTATTGGGAAGGGCCCGAGGGCGAGCAGTGCCCGCAGCGCACCTGGCTCGCCACGCGCGTGGGCGCGGCCGCGG GCCTGGTCGGGGCGGCGTATCGCATCATCCTGCtgcggcccggctcggctctGGCCGCATTGCAGACGGCGGCGGCGGACAGTGTCACGATGG CTCACAGTTACCTCACTGGCACCACAGCATGTCTGGGGTTCGGAATCACTGCAGCTCTCATGAAGATCGGTAACAAGGAGGGCTGGAGGCTGACGGGACCTCCCAAGCTGTAA